In Helianthus annuus cultivar XRQ/B chromosome 3, HanXRQr2.0-SUNRISE, whole genome shotgun sequence, a single window of DNA contains:
- the LOC110931146 gene encoding uncharacterized protein LOC110931146, producing the protein MEGSSKRGGGSKKRGGGSGTKKIRPKVRANLGEPDRFRLQDEPDQVPPFQTQQYPPFQTQQYPPFQSQTYHNQPFVLPFQPHQFQSQTYQTQPHALDPLLEDNTLLHHFAKAWHEPREPQQSVDEDEEEEEEEEAEEEEEEEEQNVEVQEIAPIGRQPWTSEEEVSLTKAYLHISESRKHGNEQRRDAFWRRVINHFMKLPGANVRNMDKMTSKWTDLNRKISQFNACFIQKSRNPQSGASEATIMQQATEMYCTTYHKRTFPHVAAWEVARHHPKWVPVELVDTRGPTAPKNRGGSKRSKTSDSGNYTTSASDNLPQMNLNDEPLDEPLDEPVEEDTPTRPRRRRGGDSSSKGKEAVAESIFEEKMTQYKMAEQRKETMMTLKVEREQAYKEHLKTIERQNDLKILCEKHAHLDEPFKSIVIEQKRAICAKWGWEMPSV; encoded by the exons atggaaggttcaagcaagagaggtgGTGGATCAAAAAAAAGAGGTGGCGGTTCGGGTACGAAGAAAATAAGGCCCAAGGTTCGAGCGAATCTTGGTGAGCCCGATCGATTTAGGTTGCAAGACGAACCCGACCAAGtcccaccctttcaaacccaacaatatccaccctttcaaacccaacaatatccaccctttcaatcgCAAACGTACCATAACCAACCGTTCGTTCTACCGTTtcaacctcaccaatttcaatcgcaaacgtatcaaacccaaccccacgcactcgacccactactagaagacaacaccctcCTTCATCATTTTGCAAAAGCGTGGCATGAACCACGTGAACCACAACAAAGTGTTGACGAggacgaggaagaggaagaggaagaagaagcggaggaagaggaagaggaagaagaacaaaATGTTGAGGTTCAAGAAATCGCTCCAATCGGCCGACAACCTTGGACGAGCGAGGAGGAGGTGTCGTTGACGAAGGCGTATTTGCACATCTCGGAGAGTAGGAAACACGGGAACGAGCAACGAAGGGATGCGTTTTGGAGACGGGTTATTAATCATTTTATGAAACTTCCCGGTGCAAATGTCCGAAACATGGACAAAATGACGTCGAAGTGGACGGATTTGAACCGGAAAATTAGCCAGTTCAacgcttgtttcattcaaaag agCCGAAACCCACAAAGTGGAGCGAGCGAGGCGACGATCATGCAACAAGCCACCGAAATGTATTGCACAACGTACCATAAGAGAACTTTTCCACACGTGGCGGCATGGGAAGTTGCGAGACATCACCCGAAGTGGGTCCCCGTTGAGTTGGTTGACACGCGTGGTCCTACGGCTCCAAAAAATCGAGGCGGTTCGAAAAGATCAAAGACATCCGATTCGGGGAACTACACGACTTccgcgtcggataacttgccccaAATGAACTTAAACGACGAGCCTCTAGACGAACCCCTTGACGAGCCCGTTGAGGAAGATACACCCACAAGGCCACGACGCAGACGAGGTGGTGATTCGTCAAGCAAAGGGAAGGAGGCGGTGGCGGAGTCGATTTTTGAGGAGAAAATGACCCAATACAAGATGGCCgaacaaagaaaagaaacaatGATGACCCTAAAAGTTGAACGAGAGCAGGCGTACAAGGAACACTTGAAAACGATCgaaagacaaaatgatttaaaaatcttgtgtgaAAAACACGCCCATCTCGACGAACCGTTCAAGTCAATTGTCATCGAACAAAAGCGCGCGATTTGCGCAAAGTGGGGTTGGGAGATGCCATcggtttag